In Notamacropus eugenii isolate mMacEug1 chromosome 1, mMacEug1.pri_v2, whole genome shotgun sequence, one genomic interval encodes:
- the IL11RA gene encoding interleukin-11 receptor subunit alpha isoform X4, producing the protein METGMGEGDPRARKERRKVERLGGRQGEGMSSSCSGLGRVLVIVAAALVSVSSTGPEVWGPPGVQYGQLGETIVLLCPGVTPGTLVSWHRADGHALLETARSELGLGQPELVLEQADSKDEGTYICQSQDGGTKGSVTLQLGYPPSRPMVSCRASDYENFSCSWSPSRVSGLPTRYIASYRKKIILGTERGRPTLSSDPWLCLPELPGATRCVVHGSEFWSQYRINVTEVNPLGASARLLDVSMQSILRPDPPQGLQVEPIPGAPRRLLVRWAYPNTWPLQPHFLLKFRLQYRPVRHLTWSMVELAGLEEVITDAVAGLPHVVRVSARDFLDAGTWSDWSEEAWGTPSPASAAFDPSTRPSERPLEAEMQTQTQVQAQTEMKPERQILPRPSLRPDSQPLIGPPPAEEVGSSCFSCGFSLHHPDHRDPLEQVAVVASLGVFSFVGLAAGALALLLWLRLRGNRKGSATKPGFLASMVQVKTMPVAQIL; encoded by the exons atggagacagggaTGGGCGAGGGAGACCCGAGAGCCAGGAAAGAGCGGAGGAAAGTGGAGAGACTGGGAGGAAGACAGGGAGAGGGG ATGAGCAGCAGTTGCTCTGGGCTGGGCAGAGTCCTGGTGATTGTGGCTGCAGCCCTAGTGTCTGTTTCTTCCACTGGTCCTGAGGTCTGGGGTCCCCCAG GGGTCCAGTACGGGCAGCTTGGAGAGACCATTGTACTCTTGTGTCCAGGAGTGACTCCCGG GACACTGGTTTCCTGGCACCGGGCTGATGGCCATGCACTCCTGGAGACAGCGAGGTCAGAGTTAGGGTTGGGACAACCAGAATTGGTCCTGGAGCAGGCAGATAGCAAAGACGAGGGCACTTACATCTGTCAGTCCCAGGATGGGGGGACCAAAGGCTCTGTGACGCTCCAACTAGGCT ACCCCCCATCTCGTCCCATGGTTTCCTGCCGGGCATCAGACTATGAGAATTTCTCCTGCTCCTGGAGCCCCAGCCGGGTCAGTGGCCTCCCCACACGATACATTGCCTCTTACAG GAAGAAAATCATCCttggaacagaaagaggaag GCCAACCTTGTCTTCAGATCCCTGGCTATGCTTACCAGAACTTCCTGGGGCTACCCGCTGCGTGGTCCATGGCTCAGAGTTCTGGAGCCAATATCGGATTAATGTGACTGAGGTGAATCCCCTGGGGGCCAGTGCTCGTCTACTGGATGTGAGCATGCAGAGTATCT TAAGACCAGACCCACCCCAAGGACTTCAAGTGGAACCAATTCCTGGCGCTCCCCGCCGCCTCCTGGTCCGCTGGGCCTATCCAAACACCTGGCCCCTCCAACCCCACTTTCTGCTCAAGTTCCGACTGCAATACCGCCCTGTGCGCCACCTGACCTGGTCTATG GTGGAGCTGGCTGGGCTGGAGGAGGTGATCACTGATGCCGTGGCTGGGCTGCCCCATGTGGTGCGAGTTAGTGCTCGTGACTTCCTTGATGCTGGTACCTGGAGCGACTGGAGCGAGGAGGCCTGGGGGACCCCAAGTCCTG CATCAGCTGCCTTTGACCCAAGCACCAGACCTAGTGAGAGGCCCTTGGAGGCAGAGATGCAGACACAGACGCAGGTGCAGGCACAAACCGAGATGAAGCCAGAGAGACAAATTCTGCCCAGGCCCTCCCTGCGGCCTGACTCTCAGCCATTAATAG ggcctccacctgCTGAGGAGGTGGGGTCAAGCTGCTTCTCATGTGGGTTCTCCCTCCACCATCCAGACCACAGGGATCCCCTGGAGCAGGTGGCTGTGGTAGCATCTCTGGGTGTCTTCTCTTTCGTGGGTCTGGCTGCTGGGGCCCTTGCACTGCTGCTCTG GTTAAGGCtgagaggaaacagaaaagggtCTGCCACAAAGCCTGGATTCTTGGCATCTATGGTGCAGGTGAAGACCATGCCTG TGGCTCAGATCCTGTAG
- the IL11RA gene encoding interleukin-11 receptor subunit alpha isoform X3: protein MVGLSRVGVRIWPLPDALLSLDTPPPHQTDPSQEALQMSSSCSGLGRVLVIVAAALVSVSSTGPEVWGPPGVQYGQLGETIVLLCPGVTPGTLVSWHRADGHALLETARSELGLGQPELVLEQADSKDEGTYICQSQDGGTKGSVTLQLGYPPSRPMVSCRASDYENFSCSWSPSRVSGLPTRYIASYRKKIILGTERGRPTLSSDPWLCLPELPGATRCVVHGSEFWSQYRINVTEVNPLGASARLLDVSMQSILRPDPPQGLQVEPIPGAPRRLLVRWAYPNTWPLQPHFLLKFRLQYRPVRHLTWSMVELAGLEEVITDAVAGLPHVVRVSARDFLDAGTWSDWSEEAWGTPSPASAAFDPSTRPSERPLEAEMQTQTQVQAQTEMKPERQILPRPSLRPDSQPLIGPPPAEEVGSSCFSCGFSLHHPDHRDPLEQVAVVASLGVFSFVGLAAGALALLLWLRLRGNRKGSATKPGFLASMVQVKTMPGDKT, encoded by the exons ATGGTTGGTTTAAGCAGGGTAGGGGTCAGAATATGGCCACTTCCTGATGCTCTCCTATCTCTGGacactccccctccccatcaGACAGACCCATCCCAGGAGGCACTgcag ATGAGCAGCAGTTGCTCTGGGCTGGGCAGAGTCCTGGTGATTGTGGCTGCAGCCCTAGTGTCTGTTTCTTCCACTGGTCCTGAGGTCTGGGGTCCCCCAG GGGTCCAGTACGGGCAGCTTGGAGAGACCATTGTACTCTTGTGTCCAGGAGTGACTCCCGG GACACTGGTTTCCTGGCACCGGGCTGATGGCCATGCACTCCTGGAGACAGCGAGGTCAGAGTTAGGGTTGGGACAACCAGAATTGGTCCTGGAGCAGGCAGATAGCAAAGACGAGGGCACTTACATCTGTCAGTCCCAGGATGGGGGGACCAAAGGCTCTGTGACGCTCCAACTAGGCT ACCCCCCATCTCGTCCCATGGTTTCCTGCCGGGCATCAGACTATGAGAATTTCTCCTGCTCCTGGAGCCCCAGCCGGGTCAGTGGCCTCCCCACACGATACATTGCCTCTTACAG GAAGAAAATCATCCttggaacagaaagaggaag GCCAACCTTGTCTTCAGATCCCTGGCTATGCTTACCAGAACTTCCTGGGGCTACCCGCTGCGTGGTCCATGGCTCAGAGTTCTGGAGCCAATATCGGATTAATGTGACTGAGGTGAATCCCCTGGGGGCCAGTGCTCGTCTACTGGATGTGAGCATGCAGAGTATCT TAAGACCAGACCCACCCCAAGGACTTCAAGTGGAACCAATTCCTGGCGCTCCCCGCCGCCTCCTGGTCCGCTGGGCCTATCCAAACACCTGGCCCCTCCAACCCCACTTTCTGCTCAAGTTCCGACTGCAATACCGCCCTGTGCGCCACCTGACCTGGTCTATG GTGGAGCTGGCTGGGCTGGAGGAGGTGATCACTGATGCCGTGGCTGGGCTGCCCCATGTGGTGCGAGTTAGTGCTCGTGACTTCCTTGATGCTGGTACCTGGAGCGACTGGAGCGAGGAGGCCTGGGGGACCCCAAGTCCTG CATCAGCTGCCTTTGACCCAAGCACCAGACCTAGTGAGAGGCCCTTGGAGGCAGAGATGCAGACACAGACGCAGGTGCAGGCACAAACCGAGATGAAGCCAGAGAGACAAATTCTGCCCAGGCCCTCCCTGCGGCCTGACTCTCAGCCATTAATAG ggcctccacctgCTGAGGAGGTGGGGTCAAGCTGCTTCTCATGTGGGTTCTCCCTCCACCATCCAGACCACAGGGATCCCCTGGAGCAGGTGGCTGTGGTAGCATCTCTGGGTGTCTTCTCTTTCGTGGGTCTGGCTGCTGGGGCCCTTGCACTGCTGCTCTG GTTAAGGCtgagaggaaacagaaaagggtCTGCCACAAAGCCTGGATTCTTGGCATCTATGGTGCAGGTGAAGACCATGCCTG
- the IL11RA gene encoding interleukin-11 receptor subunit alpha isoform X6: MVGLSRVGVRIWPLPDALLSLDTPPPHQTDPSQEALQMSSSCSGLGRVLVIVAAALVSVSSTGPEVWGPPGVTPGTLVSWHRADGHALLETARSELGLGQPELVLEQADSKDEGTYICQSQDGGTKGSVTLQLGYPPSRPMVSCRASDYENFSCSWSPSRVSGLPTRYIASYRKKIILGTERGRPTLSSDPWLCLPELPGATRCVVHGSEFWSQYRINVTEVNPLGASARLLDVSMQSILRPDPPQGLQVEPIPGAPRRLLVRWAYPNTWPLQPHFLLKFRLQYRPVRHLTWSMVELAGLEEVITDAVAGLPHVVRVSARDFLDAGTWSDWSEEAWGTPSPASAAFDPSTRPSERPLEAEMQTQTQVQAQTEMKPERQILPRPSLRPDSQPLIGPPPAEEVGSSCFSCGFSLHHPDHRDPLEQVAVVASLGVFSFVGLAAGALALLLWLRLRGNRKGSATKPGFLASMVQVKTMPVAQIL; encoded by the exons ATGGTTGGTTTAAGCAGGGTAGGGGTCAGAATATGGCCACTTCCTGATGCTCTCCTATCTCTGGacactccccctccccatcaGACAGACCCATCCCAGGAGGCACTgcag ATGAGCAGCAGTTGCTCTGGGCTGGGCAGAGTCCTGGTGATTGTGGCTGCAGCCCTAGTGTCTGTTTCTTCCACTGGTCCTGAGGTCTGGGGTCCCCCAG GAGTGACTCCCGG GACACTGGTTTCCTGGCACCGGGCTGATGGCCATGCACTCCTGGAGACAGCGAGGTCAGAGTTAGGGTTGGGACAACCAGAATTGGTCCTGGAGCAGGCAGATAGCAAAGACGAGGGCACTTACATCTGTCAGTCCCAGGATGGGGGGACCAAAGGCTCTGTGACGCTCCAACTAGGCT ACCCCCCATCTCGTCCCATGGTTTCCTGCCGGGCATCAGACTATGAGAATTTCTCCTGCTCCTGGAGCCCCAGCCGGGTCAGTGGCCTCCCCACACGATACATTGCCTCTTACAG GAAGAAAATCATCCttggaacagaaagaggaag GCCAACCTTGTCTTCAGATCCCTGGCTATGCTTACCAGAACTTCCTGGGGCTACCCGCTGCGTGGTCCATGGCTCAGAGTTCTGGAGCCAATATCGGATTAATGTGACTGAGGTGAATCCCCTGGGGGCCAGTGCTCGTCTACTGGATGTGAGCATGCAGAGTATCT TAAGACCAGACCCACCCCAAGGACTTCAAGTGGAACCAATTCCTGGCGCTCCCCGCCGCCTCCTGGTCCGCTGGGCCTATCCAAACACCTGGCCCCTCCAACCCCACTTTCTGCTCAAGTTCCGACTGCAATACCGCCCTGTGCGCCACCTGACCTGGTCTATG GTGGAGCTGGCTGGGCTGGAGGAGGTGATCACTGATGCCGTGGCTGGGCTGCCCCATGTGGTGCGAGTTAGTGCTCGTGACTTCCTTGATGCTGGTACCTGGAGCGACTGGAGCGAGGAGGCCTGGGGGACCCCAAGTCCTG CATCAGCTGCCTTTGACCCAAGCACCAGACCTAGTGAGAGGCCCTTGGAGGCAGAGATGCAGACACAGACGCAGGTGCAGGCACAAACCGAGATGAAGCCAGAGAGACAAATTCTGCCCAGGCCCTCCCTGCGGCCTGACTCTCAGCCATTAATAG ggcctccacctgCTGAGGAGGTGGGGTCAAGCTGCTTCTCATGTGGGTTCTCCCTCCACCATCCAGACCACAGGGATCCCCTGGAGCAGGTGGCTGTGGTAGCATCTCTGGGTGTCTTCTCTTTCGTGGGTCTGGCTGCTGGGGCCCTTGCACTGCTGCTCTG GTTAAGGCtgagaggaaacagaaaagggtCTGCCACAAAGCCTGGATTCTTGGCATCTATGGTGCAGGTGAAGACCATGCCTG TGGCTCAGATCCTGTAG
- the IL11RA gene encoding interleukin-11 receptor subunit alpha isoform X9 produces the protein METGMGEGDPRARKERRKVERLGGRQGEGMSSSCSGLGRVLVIVAAALVSVSSTGPEVWGPPGVQYGQLGETIVLLCPGVTPGTLVSWHRADGHALLETARSELGLGQPELVLEQADSKDEGTYICQSQDGGTKGSVTLQLGYPPSRPMVSCRASDYENFSCSWSPSRVSGLPTRYIASYRKKIILGTERGRPTLSSDPWLCLPELPGATRCVVHGSEFWSQYRINVTEVNPLGASARLLDVSMQSILRPDPPQGLQVEPIPGAPRRLLVRWAYPNTWPLQPHFLLKFRLQYRPVRHLTWSMVELAGLEEVITDAVAGLPHVVRVSARDFLDAGTWSDWSEEAWGTPSPASAAFDPSTRPSERPLEAEMQTQTQVQAQTEMKPERQILPRPSLRPDSQPLIDHRDPLEQVAVVASLGVFSFVGLAAGALALLLWLRLRGNRKGSATKPGFLASMVQVKTMPVAQIL, from the exons atggagacagggaTGGGCGAGGGAGACCCGAGAGCCAGGAAAGAGCGGAGGAAAGTGGAGAGACTGGGAGGAAGACAGGGAGAGGGG ATGAGCAGCAGTTGCTCTGGGCTGGGCAGAGTCCTGGTGATTGTGGCTGCAGCCCTAGTGTCTGTTTCTTCCACTGGTCCTGAGGTCTGGGGTCCCCCAG GGGTCCAGTACGGGCAGCTTGGAGAGACCATTGTACTCTTGTGTCCAGGAGTGACTCCCGG GACACTGGTTTCCTGGCACCGGGCTGATGGCCATGCACTCCTGGAGACAGCGAGGTCAGAGTTAGGGTTGGGACAACCAGAATTGGTCCTGGAGCAGGCAGATAGCAAAGACGAGGGCACTTACATCTGTCAGTCCCAGGATGGGGGGACCAAAGGCTCTGTGACGCTCCAACTAGGCT ACCCCCCATCTCGTCCCATGGTTTCCTGCCGGGCATCAGACTATGAGAATTTCTCCTGCTCCTGGAGCCCCAGCCGGGTCAGTGGCCTCCCCACACGATACATTGCCTCTTACAG GAAGAAAATCATCCttggaacagaaagaggaag GCCAACCTTGTCTTCAGATCCCTGGCTATGCTTACCAGAACTTCCTGGGGCTACCCGCTGCGTGGTCCATGGCTCAGAGTTCTGGAGCCAATATCGGATTAATGTGACTGAGGTGAATCCCCTGGGGGCCAGTGCTCGTCTACTGGATGTGAGCATGCAGAGTATCT TAAGACCAGACCCACCCCAAGGACTTCAAGTGGAACCAATTCCTGGCGCTCCCCGCCGCCTCCTGGTCCGCTGGGCCTATCCAAACACCTGGCCCCTCCAACCCCACTTTCTGCTCAAGTTCCGACTGCAATACCGCCCTGTGCGCCACCTGACCTGGTCTATG GTGGAGCTGGCTGGGCTGGAGGAGGTGATCACTGATGCCGTGGCTGGGCTGCCCCATGTGGTGCGAGTTAGTGCTCGTGACTTCCTTGATGCTGGTACCTGGAGCGACTGGAGCGAGGAGGCCTGGGGGACCCCAAGTCCTG CATCAGCTGCCTTTGACCCAAGCACCAGACCTAGTGAGAGGCCCTTGGAGGCAGAGATGCAGACACAGACGCAGGTGCAGGCACAAACCGAGATGAAGCCAGAGAGACAAATTCTGCCCAGGCCCTCCCTGCGGCCTGACTCTCAGCCATTAATAG ACCACAGGGATCCCCTGGAGCAGGTGGCTGTGGTAGCATCTCTGGGTGTCTTCTCTTTCGTGGGTCTGGCTGCTGGGGCCCTTGCACTGCTGCTCTG GTTAAGGCtgagaggaaacagaaaagggtCTGCCACAAAGCCTGGATTCTTGGCATCTATGGTGCAGGTGAAGACCATGCCTG TGGCTCAGATCCTGTAG
- the IL11RA gene encoding interleukin-11 receptor subunit alpha isoform X7: MVGLSRVGVRIWPLPDALLSLDTPPPHQTDPSQEALQMSSSCSGLGRVLVIVAAALVSVSSTGPEVWGPPGVQYGQLGETIVLLCPGVTPGTLVSWHRADGHALLETARSELGLGQPELVLEQADSKDEGTYICQSQDGGTKGSVTLQLGYPPSRPMVSCRASDYENFSCSWSPSRVSGLPTRYIASYRKKIILGTERGRPTLSSDPWLCLPELPGATRCVVHGSEFWSQYRINVTEVNPLGASARLLDVSMQSILRPDPPQGLQVEPIPGAPRRLLVRWAYPNTWPLQPHFLLKFRLQYRPVRHLTWSMVELAGLEEVITDAVAGLPHVVRVSARDFLDAGTWSDWSEEAWGTPSPASAAFDPSTRPSERPLEAEMQTQTQVQAQTEMKPERQILPRPSLRPDSQPLIDHRDPLEQVAVVASLGVFSFVGLAAGALALLLWLRLRGNRKGSATKPGFLASMVQVKTMPVAQIL; this comes from the exons ATGGTTGGTTTAAGCAGGGTAGGGGTCAGAATATGGCCACTTCCTGATGCTCTCCTATCTCTGGacactccccctccccatcaGACAGACCCATCCCAGGAGGCACTgcag ATGAGCAGCAGTTGCTCTGGGCTGGGCAGAGTCCTGGTGATTGTGGCTGCAGCCCTAGTGTCTGTTTCTTCCACTGGTCCTGAGGTCTGGGGTCCCCCAG GGGTCCAGTACGGGCAGCTTGGAGAGACCATTGTACTCTTGTGTCCAGGAGTGACTCCCGG GACACTGGTTTCCTGGCACCGGGCTGATGGCCATGCACTCCTGGAGACAGCGAGGTCAGAGTTAGGGTTGGGACAACCAGAATTGGTCCTGGAGCAGGCAGATAGCAAAGACGAGGGCACTTACATCTGTCAGTCCCAGGATGGGGGGACCAAAGGCTCTGTGACGCTCCAACTAGGCT ACCCCCCATCTCGTCCCATGGTTTCCTGCCGGGCATCAGACTATGAGAATTTCTCCTGCTCCTGGAGCCCCAGCCGGGTCAGTGGCCTCCCCACACGATACATTGCCTCTTACAG GAAGAAAATCATCCttggaacagaaagaggaag GCCAACCTTGTCTTCAGATCCCTGGCTATGCTTACCAGAACTTCCTGGGGCTACCCGCTGCGTGGTCCATGGCTCAGAGTTCTGGAGCCAATATCGGATTAATGTGACTGAGGTGAATCCCCTGGGGGCCAGTGCTCGTCTACTGGATGTGAGCATGCAGAGTATCT TAAGACCAGACCCACCCCAAGGACTTCAAGTGGAACCAATTCCTGGCGCTCCCCGCCGCCTCCTGGTCCGCTGGGCCTATCCAAACACCTGGCCCCTCCAACCCCACTTTCTGCTCAAGTTCCGACTGCAATACCGCCCTGTGCGCCACCTGACCTGGTCTATG GTGGAGCTGGCTGGGCTGGAGGAGGTGATCACTGATGCCGTGGCTGGGCTGCCCCATGTGGTGCGAGTTAGTGCTCGTGACTTCCTTGATGCTGGTACCTGGAGCGACTGGAGCGAGGAGGCCTGGGGGACCCCAAGTCCTG CATCAGCTGCCTTTGACCCAAGCACCAGACCTAGTGAGAGGCCCTTGGAGGCAGAGATGCAGACACAGACGCAGGTGCAGGCACAAACCGAGATGAAGCCAGAGAGACAAATTCTGCCCAGGCCCTCCCTGCGGCCTGACTCTCAGCCATTAATAG ACCACAGGGATCCCCTGGAGCAGGTGGCTGTGGTAGCATCTCTGGGTGTCTTCTCTTTCGTGGGTCTGGCTGCTGGGGCCCTTGCACTGCTGCTCTG GTTAAGGCtgagaggaaacagaaaagggtCTGCCACAAAGCCTGGATTCTTGGCATCTATGGTGCAGGTGAAGACCATGCCTG TGGCTCAGATCCTGTAG
- the IL11RA gene encoding interleukin-11 receptor subunit alpha isoform X10 — METGMGEGDPRARKERRKVERLGGRQGEGMSSSCSGLGRVLVIVAAALVSVSSTGPEVWGPPGVQYGQLGETIVLLCPGVTPGTLVSWHRADGHALLETARSELGLGQPELVLEQADSKDEGTYICQSQDGGTKGSVTLQLGYPPSRPMVSCRASDYENFSCSWSPSRVSGLPTRYIASYRKKIILGTERGRPTLSSDPWLCLPELPGATRCVVHGSEFWSQYRINVTEVNPLGASARLLDVSMQSILRPDPPQGLQVEPIPGAPRRLLVRWAYPNTWPLQPHFLLKFRLQYRPVRHLTWSMVELAGLEEVITDAVAGLPHVVRVSARDFLDAGTWSDWSEEAWGTPSPASAAFDPSTRPSERPLEAEMQTQTQVQAQTEMKPERQILPRPSLRPDSQPLIDHRDPLEQVAVVASLGVFSFVGLAAGALALLLWLRLRGNRKGSATKPGFLASMVQVKTMPAWLFF; from the exons atggagacagggaTGGGCGAGGGAGACCCGAGAGCCAGGAAAGAGCGGAGGAAAGTGGAGAGACTGGGAGGAAGACAGGGAGAGGGG ATGAGCAGCAGTTGCTCTGGGCTGGGCAGAGTCCTGGTGATTGTGGCTGCAGCCCTAGTGTCTGTTTCTTCCACTGGTCCTGAGGTCTGGGGTCCCCCAG GGGTCCAGTACGGGCAGCTTGGAGAGACCATTGTACTCTTGTGTCCAGGAGTGACTCCCGG GACACTGGTTTCCTGGCACCGGGCTGATGGCCATGCACTCCTGGAGACAGCGAGGTCAGAGTTAGGGTTGGGACAACCAGAATTGGTCCTGGAGCAGGCAGATAGCAAAGACGAGGGCACTTACATCTGTCAGTCCCAGGATGGGGGGACCAAAGGCTCTGTGACGCTCCAACTAGGCT ACCCCCCATCTCGTCCCATGGTTTCCTGCCGGGCATCAGACTATGAGAATTTCTCCTGCTCCTGGAGCCCCAGCCGGGTCAGTGGCCTCCCCACACGATACATTGCCTCTTACAG GAAGAAAATCATCCttggaacagaaagaggaag GCCAACCTTGTCTTCAGATCCCTGGCTATGCTTACCAGAACTTCCTGGGGCTACCCGCTGCGTGGTCCATGGCTCAGAGTTCTGGAGCCAATATCGGATTAATGTGACTGAGGTGAATCCCCTGGGGGCCAGTGCTCGTCTACTGGATGTGAGCATGCAGAGTATCT TAAGACCAGACCCACCCCAAGGACTTCAAGTGGAACCAATTCCTGGCGCTCCCCGCCGCCTCCTGGTCCGCTGGGCCTATCCAAACACCTGGCCCCTCCAACCCCACTTTCTGCTCAAGTTCCGACTGCAATACCGCCCTGTGCGCCACCTGACCTGGTCTATG GTGGAGCTGGCTGGGCTGGAGGAGGTGATCACTGATGCCGTGGCTGGGCTGCCCCATGTGGTGCGAGTTAGTGCTCGTGACTTCCTTGATGCTGGTACCTGGAGCGACTGGAGCGAGGAGGCCTGGGGGACCCCAAGTCCTG CATCAGCTGCCTTTGACCCAAGCACCAGACCTAGTGAGAGGCCCTTGGAGGCAGAGATGCAGACACAGACGCAGGTGCAGGCACAAACCGAGATGAAGCCAGAGAGACAAATTCTGCCCAGGCCCTCCCTGCGGCCTGACTCTCAGCCATTAATAG ACCACAGGGATCCCCTGGAGCAGGTGGCTGTGGTAGCATCTCTGGGTGTCTTCTCTTTCGTGGGTCTGGCTGCTGGGGCCCTTGCACTGCTGCTCTG GTTAAGGCtgagaggaaacagaaaagggtCTGCCACAAAGCCTGGATTCTTGGCATCTATGGTGCAGGTGAAGACCATGCCTG CTTGGCTCTTCTTCTGA
- the IL11RA gene encoding interleukin-11 receptor subunit alpha isoform X8 codes for MVGLSRVGVRIWPLPDALLSLDTPPPHQTDPSQEALQMSSSCSGLGRVLVIVAAALVSVSSTGPEVWGPPGVQYGQLGETIVLLCPGVTPGTLVSWHRADGHALLETARSELGLGQPELVLEQADSKDEGTYICQSQDGGTKGSVTLQLGYPPSRPMVSCRASDYENFSCSWSPSRVSGLPTRYIASYRKKIILGTERGRPTLSSDPWLCLPELPGATRCVVHGSEFWSQYRINVTEVNPLGASARLLDVSMQSILRPDPPQGLQVEPIPGAPRRLLVRWAYPNTWPLQPHFLLKFRLQYRPVRHLTWSMVELAGLEEVITDAVAGLPHVVRVSARDFLDAGTWSDWSEEAWGTPSPASAAFDPSTRPSERPLEAEMQTQTQVQAQTEMKPERQILPRPSLRPDSQPLIDHRDPLEQVAVVASLGVFSFVGLAAGALALLLWLRLRGNRKGSATKPGFLASMVQVKTMPAWLFF; via the exons ATGGTTGGTTTAAGCAGGGTAGGGGTCAGAATATGGCCACTTCCTGATGCTCTCCTATCTCTGGacactccccctccccatcaGACAGACCCATCCCAGGAGGCACTgcag ATGAGCAGCAGTTGCTCTGGGCTGGGCAGAGTCCTGGTGATTGTGGCTGCAGCCCTAGTGTCTGTTTCTTCCACTGGTCCTGAGGTCTGGGGTCCCCCAG GGGTCCAGTACGGGCAGCTTGGAGAGACCATTGTACTCTTGTGTCCAGGAGTGACTCCCGG GACACTGGTTTCCTGGCACCGGGCTGATGGCCATGCACTCCTGGAGACAGCGAGGTCAGAGTTAGGGTTGGGACAACCAGAATTGGTCCTGGAGCAGGCAGATAGCAAAGACGAGGGCACTTACATCTGTCAGTCCCAGGATGGGGGGACCAAAGGCTCTGTGACGCTCCAACTAGGCT ACCCCCCATCTCGTCCCATGGTTTCCTGCCGGGCATCAGACTATGAGAATTTCTCCTGCTCCTGGAGCCCCAGCCGGGTCAGTGGCCTCCCCACACGATACATTGCCTCTTACAG GAAGAAAATCATCCttggaacagaaagaggaag GCCAACCTTGTCTTCAGATCCCTGGCTATGCTTACCAGAACTTCCTGGGGCTACCCGCTGCGTGGTCCATGGCTCAGAGTTCTGGAGCCAATATCGGATTAATGTGACTGAGGTGAATCCCCTGGGGGCCAGTGCTCGTCTACTGGATGTGAGCATGCAGAGTATCT TAAGACCAGACCCACCCCAAGGACTTCAAGTGGAACCAATTCCTGGCGCTCCCCGCCGCCTCCTGGTCCGCTGGGCCTATCCAAACACCTGGCCCCTCCAACCCCACTTTCTGCTCAAGTTCCGACTGCAATACCGCCCTGTGCGCCACCTGACCTGGTCTATG GTGGAGCTGGCTGGGCTGGAGGAGGTGATCACTGATGCCGTGGCTGGGCTGCCCCATGTGGTGCGAGTTAGTGCTCGTGACTTCCTTGATGCTGGTACCTGGAGCGACTGGAGCGAGGAGGCCTGGGGGACCCCAAGTCCTG CATCAGCTGCCTTTGACCCAAGCACCAGACCTAGTGAGAGGCCCTTGGAGGCAGAGATGCAGACACAGACGCAGGTGCAGGCACAAACCGAGATGAAGCCAGAGAGACAAATTCTGCCCAGGCCCTCCCTGCGGCCTGACTCTCAGCCATTAATAG ACCACAGGGATCCCCTGGAGCAGGTGGCTGTGGTAGCATCTCTGGGTGTCTTCTCTTTCGTGGGTCTGGCTGCTGGGGCCCTTGCACTGCTGCTCTG GTTAAGGCtgagaggaaacagaaaagggtCTGCCACAAAGCCTGGATTCTTGGCATCTATGGTGCAGGTGAAGACCATGCCTG CTTGGCTCTTCTTCTGA